The following coding sequences lie in one Enterococcus sp. 9E7_DIV0242 genomic window:
- a CDS encoding zinc ribbon domain-containing protein YjdM, whose translation METLPNCPECGSTYTYEDRGMMICPECGHEWTPGDAVEEDNSAVKDSNGNLLADGDTVTVIKDLKVKGASGAIKQGTKVKNIRLVESSDGHNIDCKVDGFGPMKLKSEFVKKA comes from the coding sequence ATGGAAACTTTACCAAATTGTCCGGAATGCGGATCAACGTATACATATGAAGATCGGGGAATGATGATTTGTCCGGAATGTGGGCACGAATGGACACCAGGAGATGCCGTAGAGGAGGATAACTCAGCGGTTAAGGACTCTAACGGGAATCTGTTAGCTGATGGCGATACAGTAACTGTTATCAAAGATTTGAAGGTCAAGGGTGCAAGTGGTGCAATCAAACAAGGAACGAAAGTCAAAAATATCCGTTTGGTTGAAAGTAGTGATGGACACAACATCGACTGTAAGGTTGATGGATTTGGCCCAATGAAGCTAAAATCAGAATTTGTTAAAAAAGCATAA
- a CDS encoding family 1 glycosylhydrolase, translated as MEMTNEFFWGGAVSAAQCEGNYTSDGRGPSNFDQLPLNEERLKPVFKNRKENILTTRTQEVYPGRIGIDFYNTYGEDIKLLSELGINSFRFSISWSRIFPKGNEGAPNQAGLDYYDRLLQELEKYNIEPIVTLSHFEIPLHLVEAYNGWAAREVIDYYVHYTKTIMAYFDGRIKYWIPFNEMNMVLHIPFIGGGLLFEEDQDNRSLQYQAGHHQLLANALTIQAGKKINGANQFGAMLAAGKTYAYTCSPADVFAALKHEQENLMFSDVQVFGSYPAHTAHFFEKQGIQVHITHEEQLLLKRNTVDFVSFSYYSSACTAAETEGKETVATNGFVTLRNPYLPESKSVWQNDPVGLRITLNQLYERYHKPLFIVENGFGTQDTFLDGTIDDPYRVDYLKEHIKNMILAIREDGVELMGYMMWGIIDLPSVSEGRISKRYGVVYVDQDDNGHGSGKRYKKTSYYFYKDVIESKGTTVFD; from the coding sequence ATGGAAATGACAAATGAATTTTTTTGGGGTGGAGCGGTTTCAGCAGCACAATGTGAAGGGAATTATACGAGTGATGGGAGAGGTCCATCTAATTTTGATCAGTTGCCTTTGAATGAGGAGCGATTGAAGCCGGTTTTTAAGAATCGAAAAGAGAACATTCTGACAACACGTACACAAGAAGTTTATCCAGGTAGAATCGGTATCGACTTTTACAACACGTATGGGGAAGATATCAAGTTATTGAGCGAATTGGGTATTAATAGTTTTCGCTTTTCGATTTCATGGTCGCGCATTTTTCCAAAAGGAAATGAGGGAGCACCAAATCAAGCTGGGTTGGACTACTATGATCGATTATTACAGGAGTTGGAAAAATACAATATCGAGCCGATTGTAACTTTGAGCCACTTTGAAATCCCACTCCATCTTGTGGAAGCATATAATGGTTGGGCAGCAAGGGAAGTGATCGATTACTATGTTCATTATACAAAAACGATCATGGCTTATTTTGATGGCAGAATCAAGTATTGGATTCCGTTTAATGAGATGAATATGGTTCTGCATATCCCCTTTATTGGCGGTGGTTTACTGTTTGAAGAGGACCAGGATAACCGTTCTTTGCAGTATCAAGCAGGACATCATCAATTGCTGGCAAATGCGTTGACGATCCAAGCTGGTAAAAAAATAAATGGGGCTAATCAATTTGGTGCGATGTTGGCGGCTGGAAAAACCTATGCCTACACTTGTAGCCCGGCGGATGTTTTTGCGGCGTTGAAGCATGAACAGGAAAACTTGATGTTCTCAGACGTTCAAGTCTTTGGCAGCTACCCGGCGCATACGGCCCATTTCTTTGAAAAGCAAGGGATACAGGTGCATATCACACACGAAGAACAACTATTATTAAAGAGAAATACTGTTGATTTTGTTTCATTTAGTTACTATTCAAGTGCCTGTACAGCGGCTGAAACAGAGGGAAAAGAGACTGTTGCAACCAATGGTTTTGTAACGCTGAGAAATCCCTATTTACCTGAAAGTAAAAGTGTCTGGCAGAATGACCCTGTCGGCTTAAGGATCACCTTGAATCAGCTCTATGAAAGATACCACAAACCACTTTTTATTGTAGAAAATGGTTTTGGCACTCAGGACACCTTTTTAGATGGAACGATCGACGACCCCTATCGTGTGGATTACCTGAAGGAACATATTAAAAACATGATCCTTGCGATAAGAGAAGACGGTGTTGAGTTAATGGGATATATGATGTGGGGAATCATTGATTTACCAAGTGTTAGCGAGGGACGAATCAGTAAACGCTATGGTGTCGTATATGTAGATCAGGATGACAATGGGCATGGATCTGGCAAACGCTATAAAAAGACCAGCTATTATTTTTATAAAGATGTCATTGAATCAAAAGGAACCACCGTATTTGACTAA
- the ribF gene encoding riboflavin biosynthesis protein RibF: MKIISIRHPYDPAQIPADDVVMVLGFFDGVHQGHKKVIETGKKLAKEKGLKLAVMTFNHHPSIVFQKIEPHAMKYLTSLKQKEEHMADLGVDILYIIDFTSDFAKLPPQDFVDQYIVALHGKVAVSGFDYTYGPKDIADVAHFPEYAQSRFEIVTVQKEEMDGEKISSTRIREMMDSGNMEEVTELLGYVYETEGTVVHGDARGRELGFPTANIRVKSTVRLPRIGVYAVQIKIGEKWYIGMGSIGHNDTFGEGRELTVEVYILDFKRDIYGEQTIVRWNHYLRDQVKFEGAAKLIEQLKQDEVDTATYFEGHSE, encoded by the coding sequence ATGAAAATTATTTCCATTCGTCATCCCTATGATCCAGCACAAATACCAGCGGATGATGTAGTAATGGTTTTAGGTTTTTTTGATGGGGTTCATCAAGGCCATAAAAAAGTAATTGAAACAGGGAAAAAGCTTGCAAAGGAAAAGGGATTAAAGCTGGCAGTAATGACGTTCAATCATCATCCATCCATTGTTTTTCAGAAAATCGAACCGCATGCGATGAAATATTTAACTAGTCTGAAGCAAAAAGAAGAACATATGGCAGATCTGGGTGTTGATATTCTCTATATTATTGATTTTACTTCTGATTTTGCGAAGCTTCCACCACAGGATTTCGTCGATCAATATATTGTTGCTTTGCACGGAAAAGTAGCAGTTTCAGGATTTGACTATACGTATGGACCCAAAGATATTGCTGATGTGGCCCATTTTCCGGAATATGCACAGAGCAGATTTGAAATCGTGACTGTTCAAAAAGAAGAAATGGATGGAGAAAAAATCAGCTCCACGAGAATTCGTGAAATGATGGATAGCGGAAATATGGAAGAAGTGACGGAGCTTCTTGGCTATGTCTATGAAACAGAGGGTACCGTGGTTCATGGCGATGCACGGGGGCGTGAGCTTGGTTTCCCAACAGCCAATATCCGAGTGAAAAGTACCGTTCGTTTACCAAGGATCGGTGTTTATGCTGTTCAAATCAAAATTGGTGAAAAGTGGTATATCGGCATGGGCTCGATTGGACATAACGATACCTTCGGTGAAGGCCGTGAGTTGACGGTCGAGGTTTATATTCTTGATTTCAAGAGAGATATTTATGGGGAACAGACGATTGTTCGTTGGAATCACTATCTTCGAGATCAGGTGAAATTTGAAGGCGCTGCGAAGCTGATTGAGCAACTGAAACAGGATGAGGTGGATACGGCAACTTATTTTGAGGGACACTCTGAATAG
- a CDS encoding VanZ family protein produces the protein MSAYEGPIRTAIIVFPFLAFAISFIFILYDYRKYGTFLFRRAIILYSFVFYLLCAYFLIILPLPPRADVANYTSQIIELRPFYTVVRFLKDTTLVLGDSSTYIPALKQGVVLEPLFNILLLVPFGIYLRYYFKLSFKKVVLSGFLLSLFFELTQLSGLYFIYPRPYRLADVNDLINNTLGAMIGYAVTPVLTFLLPTRTDIDEAAYRKGQDVTIFRRFTAFMIDWIMIWLVTFMIEIPLRFVPQFRAWDDQSHVFDSRWFFFLTVFFVFMVIPTWTNGQTLGKKFVRIRVVEEGQSKLRFRALFLRYGYFYYIFGLTSAFLAYAANWLNSTNRWLQIVSLILTIFCFLLNTLFVINIGYSVLRKRRRLFYEKASHTYTVSTIEVKEKFEKSEE, from the coding sequence ATGAGCGCATATGAAGGACCAATCAGAACAGCAATTATTGTTTTTCCATTTTTAGCGTTTGCCATTTCATTTATTTTTATTCTTTACGATTACCGAAAATATGGGACATTTTTGTTTCGTAGAGCCATTATTCTGTATTCCTTTGTGTTCTATTTACTATGTGCCTATTTTCTGATTATTTTACCGTTGCCGCCTCGTGCAGACGTAGCCAATTATACGAGTCAAATTATAGAACTGCGTCCTTTTTATACGGTGGTTCGTTTTCTGAAGGACACGACACTTGTTTTAGGAGATTCGAGTACGTATATACCTGCACTTAAGCAAGGAGTGGTTTTAGAACCTCTGTTCAATATATTGTTATTGGTGCCATTTGGTATTTATCTGAGGTATTATTTCAAGTTATCATTCAAGAAAGTTGTTTTATCCGGATTTCTATTATCGCTCTTTTTTGAGCTGACACAGCTTAGCGGATTGTACTTCATTTATCCTCGACCTTATCGACTAGCAGATGTGAATGATTTAATCAATAATACACTGGGAGCGATGATCGGTTATGCGGTTACGCCAGTTCTTACCTTTCTACTACCTACCAGGACCGATATTGATGAGGCAGCGTATAGAAAAGGGCAGGATGTTACGATTTTTCGTCGTTTTACGGCTTTTATGATCGACTGGATAATGATTTGGTTGGTAACATTCATGATTGAGATTCCGCTTCGCTTTGTTCCGCAATTTCGGGCATGGGATGATCAATCGCACGTTTTTGATAGTAGGTGGTTTTTCTTTTTAACTGTTTTCTTCGTTTTTATGGTGATTCCTACTTGGACAAATGGACAGACTCTAGGGAAAAAATTTGTTCGAATCAGAGTTGTAGAAGAAGGGCAATCGAAGCTTCGGTTTCGAGCGTTGTTTTTACGATATGGCTATTTCTATTATATTTTCGGTCTTACCTCTGCTTTTTTAGCCTACGCAGCGAACTGGCTGAACTCAACTAACCGCTGGCTGCAAATTGTCAGTTTGATTTTGACGATTTTCTGTTTCCTCCTAAATACATTGTTTGTAATCAATATTGGCTATTCAGTCTTACGTAAGAGGAGGAGATTGTTTTACGAAAAAGCAAGTCATACCTATACAGTCAGTACAATTGAAGTAAAGGAAAAGTTTGAAAAAAGCGAGGAGTAA
- a CDS encoding alpha/beta hydrolase — protein sequence MMEKKIVEIDQVPAIIYGAKSSKVFLFVHGQNGYKEEAERLAEKATAKGWQVLSVDLPEHGQRKSERGFVPWIVVPELQKVWMYMQAQWDQISLRANSIGAWFSMLAFADKKLEQSLFVSPILDMKQLIENMMRWSNVSEERLEQEQIIQTDFGQELSWEYLIFAQQQPIDDWTNPTAILYGDKDDLTERALVEQFSEKFHCKLTVMEQGEHWFHTEEQLAFINNWLNHEMNS from the coding sequence ATGATGGAAAAGAAAATCGTTGAGATAGATCAGGTGCCGGCAATCATTTATGGAGCGAAGTCTAGTAAAGTATTTTTATTCGTTCATGGCCAAAATGGGTACAAGGAAGAAGCAGAGCGATTGGCAGAAAAAGCAACAGCTAAGGGATGGCAAGTATTAAGCGTTGATCTGCCTGAGCATGGTCAGAGAAAGAGTGAGAGAGGCTTTGTTCCATGGATCGTGGTCCCTGAGCTTCAAAAAGTTTGGATGTATATGCAAGCGCAATGGGATCAAATCAGCTTGAGAGCAAATAGTATTGGAGCATGGTTTAGCATGCTTGCATTTGCGGATAAAAAGCTTGAGCAAAGCCTGTTTGTTTCTCCAATTTTGGATATGAAGCAGTTGATAGAAAATATGATGCGTTGGTCAAATGTTTCAGAAGAAAGGTTGGAACAGGAGCAAATCATTCAAACCGATTTTGGACAGGAATTGTCATGGGAATATTTAATCTTCGCGCAGCAGCAGCCAATCGATGACTGGACAAATCCAACTGCAATCTTGTATGGGGATAAGGATGATTTAACTGAACGTGCGTTAGTGGAGCAGTTTTCCGAGAAATTTCACTGTAAGCTGACTGTGATGGAACAAGGGGAGCATTGGTTTCATACGGAGGAACAGTTGGCATTTATAAATAACTGGTTAAATCATGAAATGAATAGTTAG
- the truB gene encoding tRNA pseudouridine(55) synthase TruB, producing MDGILPLWKEKGMTSHDCVFKLRKILHTKKIGHGGTLDPDVSGVLPICIGKGTKVIEYMVDSGKTYEGEITLGFSTTTEDVSGEIVEQEKLSQPFSLEEIDQAMAQMTGEITQVPPMFSAVKVNGKRLYEYARNGEEVERPQRTAMIYSFERTSQPVFDMEQGTQSWSFKVVCGKGTYVRTLSVDTGKVLGVPAHMSELVRTGSGGLNKEQCVTLAEVAEKMEQEAIKDVLLPIEVAVSGFPKFDLTDEQYSRVKNGVFLSQKELGLSEPLESLIALYYQGLVVSLYQQHPEKSGVLKPSKVLRNN from the coding sequence ATGGACGGAATCCTGCCTTTATGGAAAGAAAAAGGAATGACCAGTCACGACTGTGTCTTTAAATTACGTAAAATATTACATACAAAAAAAATTGGTCATGGGGGCACCTTAGACCCAGATGTTTCCGGTGTGCTGCCGATTTGCATTGGCAAAGGAACGAAAGTAATTGAGTATATGGTAGATTCAGGGAAAACCTATGAAGGCGAAATAACTTTAGGTTTTTCGACGACTACTGAAGATGTTAGCGGCGAAATCGTTGAACAAGAAAAGCTGAGCCAGCCGTTTTCTTTAGAAGAAATCGATCAGGCGATGGCACAGATGACGGGGGAAATTACTCAGGTTCCACCAATGTTCTCGGCTGTTAAGGTCAATGGAAAGCGACTTTATGAATATGCCAGAAATGGTGAAGAAGTTGAACGACCACAAAGAACGGCGATGATCTACTCGTTTGAGCGAACCAGTCAGCCTGTTTTTGATATGGAGCAAGGAACGCAAAGCTGGAGCTTCAAGGTCGTCTGCGGCAAAGGAACCTATGTCCGTACGTTATCTGTTGATACCGGAAAGGTATTGGGTGTACCTGCCCACATGTCTGAGTTGGTTCGAACAGGCAGCGGCGGTCTAAATAAGGAGCAGTGTGTGACCTTGGCTGAGGTTGCAGAAAAGATGGAACAAGAAGCGATCAAAGATGTCTTATTGCCAATCGAAGTTGCGGTGTCAGGTTTTCCTAAGTTTGATTTGACTGATGAGCAGTACAGCCGGGTTAAAAATGGTGTTTTTCTGTCACAAAAAGAATTGGGCTTGTCTGAACCGTTAGAAAGTTTGATTGCATTATATTATCAGGGATTGGTTGTCAGTCTCTATCAGCAGCATCCGGAAAAATCAGGAGTGTTGAAACCAAGTAAAGTACTTAGAAATAACTAA
- a CDS encoding ISL3 family transposase, producing the protein MDKNTRLLLGLTDKHLSFGEDWLEYSHSKGVKAQVIKATLTYIPTHCRNCGIKNQGQIIKNGYHRTYTQLPVFNGRLTLLELKRSRFRCHECHATFHAQTELVEEHHHLSKQLCLQIMLDLKKNVSRKEIAQKHFVSDVTVLRLMEELATSYSPNWRFLPKILCIDEFKSMKSCEGAMSFICVNGETNKILEVLEDRRLTHLTRHFMRYTKEARENVKYLVMDMNASYDQLLKSVFPNAQLVTDRFHIVQQMNRALNQLRIKTMNAFRHSSPLEQKQYRRLKRYWKLLLKDSSELDSQHRPYHSLFKRPLTQTDIVDELLSYDSTLRIAYDTVQFLKYAFTHRDAKRFFEELDTLDPRLPFWFKKKLRFFKKHRQGITNAFSFSFSNGITEGLNNKIKVIKRVAYGYRNFYHFRSRIYIVQGLVFSQD; encoded by the coding sequence ATGGATAAGAATACCAGATTATTGCTTGGACTAACAGATAAACATCTCTCCTTTGGAGAGGATTGGCTTGAATACAGTCATTCAAAAGGTGTTAAGGCTCAGGTCATCAAAGCAACACTTACGTATATACCTACACATTGTAGAAACTGTGGCATTAAAAATCAAGGACAGATCATCAAAAACGGTTACCATCGGACATATACTCAATTACCTGTTTTTAATGGTCGCTTGACATTATTGGAGCTGAAACGTTCACGCTTTCGTTGTCATGAGTGTCACGCTACTTTTCATGCTCAAACAGAGTTAGTTGAAGAGCATCATCATTTATCGAAGCAGCTCTGTCTCCAAATCATGCTTGATTTAAAGAAAAATGTTTCTAGGAAAGAGATTGCCCAAAAACATTTCGTTTCAGACGTGACGGTTCTTCGCTTAATGGAAGAGCTAGCTACTTCTTATTCTCCAAACTGGCGATTTCTTCCAAAAATTTTATGTATTGATGAATTCAAATCAATGAAATCTTGTGAAGGAGCCATGAGTTTTATTTGTGTTAATGGAGAAACCAACAAGATTCTTGAAGTCCTTGAAGACCGACGGTTAACACACTTAACCCGACACTTTATGCGTTACACAAAAGAAGCTCGAGAAAACGTAAAGTACCTGGTCATGGACATGAATGCGAGCTATGATCAATTACTCAAGTCTGTGTTTCCAAATGCCCAACTCGTCACTGACCGATTCCACATTGTCCAACAGATGAATCGAGCGTTAAATCAACTGCGGATAAAGACAATGAATGCCTTTCGGCATTCCTCACCGCTAGAACAGAAGCAATATCGTCGACTCAAACGGTATTGGAAGTTACTCTTAAAAGATTCCTCTGAGCTTGATAGTCAACATCGTCCCTATCATTCACTGTTCAAACGTCCATTAACTCAAACAGATATTGTCGATGAATTACTCAGCTATGATTCAACCTTGCGCATTGCTTACGATACTGTTCAGTTTCTCAAATATGCCTTTACTCATCGAGACGCCAAGCGTTTCTTTGAAGAACTTGATACACTAGATCCCCGACTGCCTTTCTGGTTCAAAAAGAAATTGAGATTCTTCAAGAAGCACAGACAAGGAATTACCAATGCTTTCAGTTTTTCTTTTTCTAATGGCATTACAGAAGGGTTGAACAACAAGATTAAGGTAATCAAACGAGTGGCTTATGGCTACCGCAATTTCTATCATTTTCGTTCACGTATTTACATTGTTCAAGGTCTTGTTTTTTCTCAAGATTAA
- a CDS encoding AraC family transcriptional regulator, translating to MAIYLEMPKLDKEFPFRVLVNDGDILTTPHWHRELELIYVTKGTITLGINDEPYMLSEGGIVFINSGDIHYVLASPGSERLVYQFDFSFFSSVSVEQADISHSFPNILPLSTQWQESHQKKVRKILEAVYLENQEQKKGYQYAIKSAIFQLAVLCIRELPKGKNKVIQEINGIKNNEILEKLDMVFRYVEGHYQQHITLQDAAAKVGYSPFYFTRFFKKNTGKTFITFLNDYRIDKAKWLLINSDKNVSEIISEVGFESDKTFYRLFKRSMTLPPLDYRKRMGIQ from the coding sequence ATGGCGATTTATTTGGAGATGCCGAAATTAGATAAAGAGTTTCCATTTCGGGTGTTGGTGAATGACGGCGATATTTTAACGACGCCTCATTGGCATCGTGAGCTGGAACTGATTTACGTGACGAAAGGAACAATCACATTAGGAATCAACGATGAACCCTACATGCTATCTGAAGGGGGAATCGTATTTATTAATAGTGGTGATATCCATTATGTGTTGGCTTCTCCGGGAAGCGAGCGCTTGGTTTATCAATTTGATTTCAGCTTTTTTTCCTCAGTGAGTGTGGAGCAGGCAGATATTTCCCATAGCTTCCCGAACATTTTACCTTTAAGCACACAATGGCAGGAATCCCATCAAAAGAAGGTACGAAAAATATTAGAAGCGGTTTATCTTGAGAATCAAGAGCAGAAAAAGGGGTATCAATATGCGATCAAGTCAGCCATTTTTCAACTGGCAGTGTTGTGTATTAGAGAACTGCCAAAAGGGAAAAATAAAGTGATTCAGGAAATCAATGGCATCAAAAATAATGAAATTCTTGAAAAGCTGGATATGGTTTTTCGTTACGTTGAGGGACACTATCAACAGCATATCACCCTTCAAGATGCTGCGGCCAAGGTCGGCTACAGTCCTTTTTACTTCACGCGTTTTTTTAAGAAAAATACAGGAAAAACGTTTATTACTTTTTTGAATGATTATCGTATAGACAAAGCGAAATGGCTGTTAATCAATAGTGATAAAAATGTTTCTGAGATTATTTCAGAGGTGGGCTTCGAGAGTGATAAAACCTTCTATCGTTTGTTTAAGCGTTCCATGACATTGCCTCCTTTAGATTATCGAAAAAGAATGGGGATTCAATAA
- a CDS encoding DEAD/DEAH box helicase gives MSSFEQFQFQPFIMKAIEDKGFKTPTEVQEKLIPVIKKGKSVIGQSQTGSGKTHTFLLPLMDKIDPTVDEVSLVITAPSRELADQIYREASQIAQFSQPEIRVSNFVGGTDKKRQIGKLEKQQPHVVIGTPGRILDLINEQALKVHTAAFFVVDEADMTLDMGFLEEVDQIAGRLPAHLQMLVFSATIPEKLKPFLKKYMENPVVEHIKPKTIISESIGNWLISTKGKDKNRLIYQLLTIGHPYLAIVFANTKQRVDEITEYLKKQGLKVAKIHGDITPRERKRVMRQVQNLEYQYVVATDLAARGIDIEGVSHVINAEIPAELDFFIHRVGRTGRNGLDGTAITLYDPADDLMISQIEQLGVKFYPKEIKDGEIVETYDRNRRTKRTKSKDELDPTLIGLMKKKKKKIKPGYKKKINWAIADNNKQKRKVERRQQTRTARKSKKNSNQ, from the coding sequence ATGAGTTCGTTTGAACAGTTTCAATTTCAGCCTTTTATTATGAAGGCGATCGAAGATAAAGGATTTAAAACGCCAACAGAGGTGCAGGAAAAGTTGATTCCCGTAATTAAAAAGGGAAAAAGCGTGATTGGTCAGTCACAGACTGGTAGTGGAAAGACACATACCTTTTTATTGCCATTGATGGATAAAATCGACCCAACAGTAGATGAAGTCAGTTTGGTCATTACGGCACCAAGTAGGGAGTTGGCAGATCAGATTTATCGAGAAGCCAGTCAAATTGCACAGTTCAGTCAGCCTGAAATACGGGTATCGAACTTTGTTGGTGGAACAGATAAGAAACGTCAGATCGGCAAGCTTGAAAAACAGCAGCCCCACGTAGTAATAGGAACACCGGGACGTATTTTGGATTTGATTAATGAACAGGCGCTAAAGGTTCATACAGCAGCTTTTTTTGTTGTCGATGAAGCAGATATGACGTTGGATATGGGCTTCTTGGAGGAAGTGGATCAGATTGCCGGGCGATTGCCTGCACATCTGCAAATGTTGGTATTTTCCGCAACTATTCCTGAGAAACTAAAACCGTTTCTTAAGAAATATATGGAGAATCCAGTCGTCGAGCATATCAAGCCAAAGACAATCATTTCTGAATCGATTGGTAATTGGTTGATTTCAACAAAAGGAAAAGATAAAAATCGTCTGATTTATCAGCTGTTGACAATTGGTCATCCCTATTTGGCTATTGTTTTTGCGAATACAAAACAACGAGTAGATGAAATTACAGAATATCTGAAGAAGCAAGGCTTGAAAGTTGCAAAGATTCATGGAGATATCACACCAAGAGAACGTAAACGAGTGATGCGTCAGGTGCAGAATTTGGAGTATCAATATGTTGTTGCGACAGATTTAGCTGCACGAGGAATCGATATTGAAGGTGTGTCTCATGTCATCAATGCGGAAATTCCTGCTGAACTGGATTTCTTCATTCATCGTGTCGGTCGAACTGGAAGAAATGGCTTGGATGGAACAGCAATCACACTTTATGATCCCGCAGATGATTTGATGATTTCTCAAATCGAGCAGTTGGGTGTTAAGTTCTATCCGAAGGAAATCAAAGATGGAGAGATCGTAGAAACCTATGATCGTAACCGTCGAACAAAGCGGACGAAATCGAAGGATGAGCTTGATCCGACATTGATTGGTTTGATGAAGAAGAAAAAGAAGAAAATCAAACCGGGATACAAGAAAAAGATCAACTGGGCGATTGCGGACAACAACAAGCAGAAGCGTAAAGTAGAACGTAGACAGCAAACGCGTACTGCAAGAAAATCGAAGAAAAACTCGAATCAATAG